One window of the Lasioglossum baleicum chromosome 8, iyLasBale1, whole genome shotgun sequence genome contains the following:
- the Srprbeta gene encoding signal recognition particle receptor beta, translated as MDEYVKPLTSRDVDSEFLGILVAVIAIIITIVLFIIWRRSKSIGNRILLTGLSDAGKTLIFSRLVCSKFVKTYTSAKENVEDLVINNRTLKLVDIPGHERLRYKYFDQFKSSAKVVIYVIDSVSFQKDIRDVAEYLYNILSDPSMQKKSVLILCNKQDQTMAKGSSVIKTLLEREMNLLRMTKTNQLQATDASSANVFLGKEGKDFEFAQLDTHMDFAECNAFNKDPDTSADIEQLNSWLKKIA; from the exons ATGGAtgaatatgtgaagccattaacAAGTCGCGATGTTGATTCCGAATTTCTGGGCATATTGGTTGCGGTAATAGCGATTATTATAACCATAG TATTGTTTATCATATGGCGCAGAAGTAAATCTATAGGAAATAGGATACTTCTAACTGGTCTCAGCGATGCTGGCAAAACACTAATATTTTCACGTTTAGTGTGCTCCAAATTTGTTAAAACTTACACATCTGCGAAGGAGAATGTGGAAGATCttgtaattaataat CGTACCCTGAAGCTGGTTGATATTCCTGGACACGAGCGTTTGCGCTACAAATACTTCGATCAATTCAAGTCATCTGCAAAAGTAGTCATCTACGTAATCGATTCGGTCTCCTTCCAAAAGGATATTCGTGATGTAGCAGA GTACTTGTACAACATACTGTCGGACCCATCTATGCAAAAGAAATCTGTGCTTATATTATGCAATAAACAGGACCAAACGATGGCGAAGggttcttctgttataaaaactTTATTAGAAAGAGAAATGAATCTATTACGTATGACAAAGACCAATCAGTTGCAAGCTACGGACGCATCATCCGCAAATGTCTTCCTTGGCAAAGAAGGAAAAGATTTCGAATTTGCCCAGCTGGATACGCACATGGATTTTGCAGAATGCAACGCATTTAATAAAGATCCTGACACTTCAGCTGACATTGAACAATTAAATTCTTGGTTAAAAAAGATTGCTTGA